The window ACTTCGTGCCTTGAAGGAAGTGTCCCCGGAGAGGCGGTCGGGCATCAAGGTTGTTTGCCGTGACATTGGTCCCGAAACTCGAAAGGGGCTGTCCGAAGGCCTGATCACCGCAGCTCTTTGCCATCCACTCGAAGCTGCTTCTGCCCTTCTTGTGCAGACAATGATCGATGTGATCGGACCGCAGAGACCATTGGCCACCCTTCAGCGGTCGATACCTTTTGAGATCGTCACGCCGGAGAATATCTGATGGAAATGTCTGCTACGGAGTCGCCGTCGGCATGCCACGACCCGAATGAGGAATGTCCGCTTTAAGGCGAGCACCCGCAATGAACCCGCCCCAAACTTCTGCTGAACCGCCGCATTGCCTTCCGCGACGACCCGCACAATAGTCGGGACGATGTTTGAGGCGATAGCGAGTCACTGGTCCACGCTGATCCTGATCCTTTCCCTGGCCATGGCGGCTGTCGGCATCGTCCACGCCATCATGACCAAGGAAGACGTGCGGGCCGCCACCGGCTGGGTGGGCGTGATGCTTTTGTCGCCCTTCCTCGGCGCGATCATCTACGCCATCGCCGGCATCAACCGCATTCGCCGCGCCACGATCAGCGCCATGCGGCCGATTGCCGGCGAGGCCGCCGAGGCAAGGCACGACCGCGACGTGGCGCTGGAGGCGCTGATCGGCGCCGAGTACGGCGAGCGCTTTATCGGCCTCAAGACACTTGGCGACAGGGTGACGCGGCGCGCGCTGACTTCGGGAAACACGATCGCCGTCCTGAAGACCGGCGACGAAGCCTACACGGCGATGTGCCGGGCGATCGACGGGGCGAAAAGAAGCGTCCTGCTAGAGACCTATATCTTCGACAATGATGCGGTCGGACAGCTCTTCGCCCAGACACTTGGCAACGCCGTCAAACGCGGCGTCGCCGTGCGGGTGCTGATCGATGCCGTCGGCGTGCGCTATTCGGTGCCCAGCATCCTCAAGCATCTCAAGGAAGCGGATGTCACCGCCGACCTTTTCAACGGCAATATCGTCATGGGGTTGAGGCTTCCCTATGCCAATCTGAGGACCCACAGGAAGATCCTCATCGTCGATGGCGCGGTGGCGTTCACCGGAGGGATGAACATCCGCAAGGGATTCTCCGCCGAATTCGCCGGTTCCGACAGCTCCAGGGATACGCATTTCGAGGTCACCGGGCCGGTGGTGGCCGACCTGT is drawn from Mesorhizobium sp. B1-1-8 and contains these coding sequences:
- a CDS encoding phospholipase D-like domain-containing protein, whose translation is MFEAIASHWSTLILILSLAMAAVGIVHAIMTKEDVRAATGWVGVMLLSPFLGAIIYAIAGINRIRRATISAMRPIAGEAAEARHDRDVALEALIGAEYGERFIGLKTLGDRVTRRALTSGNTIAVLKTGDEAYTAMCRAIDGAKRSVLLETYIFDNDAVGQLFAQTLGNAVKRGVAVRVLIDAVGVRYSVPSILKHLKEADVTADLFNGNIVMGLRLPYANLRTHRKILIVDGAVAFTGGMNIRKGFSAEFAGSDSSRDTHFEVTGPVVADLFSVAAEDWRFAGNEALKGDIWQVERALPPPGQPMLVRAVATGPDASNETNHKLLMGAFSVARKSIRIMSPYFLPDRELISALTTAGRRGVEIDIVVPAVNNLFLVDHAMTAQFDQVLKHYCRVWRHEGAFDHSKLMSIDGVWAYIGSSNLDARSLRLNFEIDMEVLDPNFAAEIDARIESAIATAKPVTLQGLKDRPFVIRVFDRLLWLGSPYL